A part of Aegilops tauschii subsp. strangulata cultivar AL8/78 chromosome 2, Aet v6.0, whole genome shotgun sequence genomic DNA contains:
- the LOC141041249 gene encoding uncharacterized protein, whose product MGETDLEDVVLSWSLQEINDDQLYRDKVVTIPCNFKSLDHYLVSFRVPLIEETRSDLCSRLQLISEAPSSRIRSMEVGEKSGLYITDVDFWDNDAGFSTGNYTTRNGDIFILSSIKPEAAEDLNRHGVTYCLAMVTEVSMDDEYQKGFRVKVAKNIGLEEDLNILKHAIFLSNITTSMRIWKALTFDRHMDNNFTVIKSLLAPTNLVI is encoded by the exons ATGGGGGAGACGGATTTGGAGGACGTGGTGCTCTCCTGGTCGCTCCAGGAGATCAACGACGACCAACTCTACAGGGACAAG GTTGTGACCATTCCCTGCAACTTCAAGTCACTTGATCATTATCTCGTGTCATTTCGTGTGCCTCTGATTGAAGAAACAAGGTCAGATCTATGCTCACGCCTTCAACTCATCAGTGAAGCACCCTCGTCGAGAATACGTTCCATGGAGGTAGGAGAAAAATCAGGATTATACATCACGGATGTGGACTTTTGGGATAATGATGCTGGTTTTTCTACTGGGAATTATACTACGAGGAATGGTGATATATTTATTTTGTCTAGCATAAAACCTGAAGCTGCAGAGGACTTAAACCGCCATGGTGTGACATACTGCTTGGCAATGGTTACTGAGGTTTCTATGGATGATGAATACCAGAAGGGCTTCAGAGTCAAAGTTGCAAAGAATATTGGTTTGGAAGAAGACTTAAACATACTCAAACATGCAATATTTCTCAGCAATATCACGACAAGCATGCGGATATGGAAGGCACTTACCTTCGACAGGCACATGGATAACAATTTCACAGTAATCAAGTCCCTCTTAGCCCCCACAAATTTGGTAATATGA
- the LOC120973706 gene encoding uncharacterized protein produces the protein MDAIESVISAVQCGHVNLMKLIWGPPGTGKTKTVSALLWVLAHLKCRTLTCAPTNVAIIGVYTRFLKKMKDSGEIIDENGLPFSLGDILLFGSRSNMDITEDLQEVYLDFRVDELAECFSSSSGWNYRIASMVSFFEDCASWYDMLLEDDGKIDRVCFLDFIKKQFDATAIALKRCLMSLWVHLPGRCFSHDSVINISTLLNMLQKFGTLLCKADLTDESLKRGLGCLSTVNSVCVKIISSLEKELDGARSACLKLLKDLLHSLNLPTGVDKNWVKNYCIRNATLLFCTTSSSYHLHDLNIAPLDVLIVDEAAQVRECELVISLRLHWLKHVVLVGDDCQLSAMVKSKVYKEAGLGTSLFGRLITLKVEKTFAEYTVSHESLYQLISKCSVL, from the exons ATGGATGCTATTGAATCTGTCATCTCAGCTGTACAGTGTGGGCATGTGAACCTCATGAAGCTTATATGGGGCCCACCAGGTACTGGAAAGACCAAGACAGTTAGCGCTTTATTGTGGGTTTTGGCGCATTTGAAATGCAGAACTCTTACTTGTGCTCCCACCAATGTTGCTATCATTGGAGTTTACACTCGTTTCCTTAAAAAAATGAAGGATTCCGGTGAGATAATTGATGAAAATGGTCTGCCTTTTTCTCTTGGAGATATCTTGCTGTTTGGAAGCAGGTCTAACATGGACATCACCGAGGATCTTCAGGAAGTTTACTTGGATTTTCGTGTTGATGAACTTGCGGAATGCTTTTCATCGTCGTCTGGATGGAACTACAGAATAGCTTCGATGGTATCCTtttttgaagactgtgcttcatGGTATGATATGCTTCTTGAGGATGATGGCAAAATTGATCGAGTGTgctttctggacttcataaagaAGCAATTTGATGCAACAGCAATAGCTCTGAAAAGATGTCTAATGAGTTTGTGGGTTCACCTTCCTGGAAGGTGCTTTTCTCATGATAGTGTCATAAATATATCTACGTTGCTTAATATGCTACAAAAATTTGGCACCCTTCTGTGCAAAGCAGACTTGACCGATGAGAGCTTGAAAAGGGGCCTTGGTTGTCTGTCAACTGTAAACTCTGTTTGTGTAAAGATTATATCTTCACTTGAGAAGGAACTGGATGGAGCAAGGTCTGCATGCCTTAAATTGCTTAAAGATCTGCTACACTCTCTTAACTTACCTACTGGAGTAGACAAAAACTGGGTCAAGAACTACTGCATACGTAATGCAACACTTCTTTTCTGTACTACCTCTAGTTCTTATCACTTACATGACTTGAATATTGCACCCCTCGATGTATTAATTGTTGATGAGGCTGCTCAAGTACGGGAGTGTGAATTGGTGATCTCACTACGGCTACATTGGCTAAAACATGTTGTTTTGGTAGGGGATGACTGTCAGCTGAGTGCGATGGTTAAAAGCAAA GTATATAAAGAAGCTGGACTTGGGACAAGTCTTTTTGGGAGATTAATTACGCTAAAAGTTGAAAAAACATTTGCTGAATATACAGTATCGCATGAATCCTTGTATCAGCTTATTTCCAAATGCTCAGTTTTATGA
- the LOC141041250 gene encoding uncharacterized protein: protein MFDYWKKLCLVEVRLLDSALIQAMKTGSSCDDWRLRGTKLFNEGQFEMATMCFEKAGDAHREKWARAAGLVAIADRAISTNLELGKASLQTASEIYEAIGMHEKAATCYIKLGDYKRAGMVYMQKCGTSRLEDNGDYFARAECWSEAAEVFFKAKCYTKCFSMCSKGKQLFNLGLQFLQKLEEEHSLENSKSLEVSAIRSKYLDNCAQHCFECGDMKRMMPFVKAFSSMDNVHAFLKSRNLLDELFSLEMEKGNFIEAAGIARHKGDALLEVKMLEKVDLFEDATRLLLLHIIVNSFWSLNNKGWPPKRNPEKEQLLAEAKEMAKRVSDCFYSFVCLEADALLDVVKSLPDLTCTLLEGEKCGNLFVEYIASRSIIDVHLQSRTSGYNLLIGPGFEDENGCNDLLDSNQMSPQTLFYVWNHWKSIILKVLSHFCHTDGPELNDYTVMYEDLFAKYFGLRKDDDRYVVLNMNASWLSNAGRSSLQQDGNRCLLDAPQCHSCAQYFWMNELSSVGFSVLKKLESFVQISPKPGSLYTLVRTNVIINEIEKFLEEPQFSVPKMKLRSFFVLCERRFFELFFLAWRDGTTRSLLHIFDSPSAYGLIADSLSAHLRRTDKNLTHGHLGRTTMLLLHAARLDDALLSRLLHYLDNSSEWADFYRCLKIFLDAGISRAPLILNFKRALDFTFSGVMRRDELDNISPICYVGLMECFSFMASSYFLQKGCLYCTKSLLVNMLECRTSKVYLDTCLTSNPSPDYHLDCLARSSRRFIFETIMTMLTDKDMLLQWVQKTSTPSSYSEVLLRLVVTLYPLILTQWNCYEVTNTLVRCGVFEDLPLEFSQKMVRVLQINHRTPINFTRVLADALDAVGDPMVVMVGSPKVPAICQNIKAYMIIKEDLHDVPKIMALLRSEEPSCVNQEAALPKKSAGIESIPKAVQDTNKAKSTSEIDLNDENAPFWDEFQTFQVNKQDSKLF from the exons ATGTTTGACTACTGGAAGAAGTTGTGTCTTGTAGAAGTTAGATTACTTGATTCTGCCCTCATCCAGGCCATGAAGACAGGGAGCAGCTGTGATGATTGGAGGCTACGGGGAACCAAG TTATTCAATGAGGGgcaattcgagatggctactatGTGTTTCGAAAAGGCTGGTGATGCACACAGAGAGAAGTGGGCAAGAGCTGCTGGACTTGTAGCGATTGCTGACCGTGCCATCTCCACAAATTTGGAGTTAGGCAAGGCTTCATTGCAAACGGCATCAGAGATTTATGAGGCCATAGGAATGCATGAGAAAGCTGCTACGTGCTATATCAAATTAGGCGACTACAAAAGAGCAG GTATGGTCTACATGCAAAAATGTGGTACTTCTAGACTTGAGGATAATGGTGACTATTTTGCTAGGGCTGAATGCTGGTCAGAGGCAGCTGAAGTGTTCTTCAAAGCTAAATGTTACACCAAGTGTTTCTCCATGTGCTCAAAAGGAAAGCAATTGTTCAATCTGGGCTTGCAGTTTCTGCAAAAGTTGGAGGAGGAACATTCGCTCGAGAATTCAAAATCCTTGGAGGTTTCTGCAATTAGATCGAAGTATCTGGATAATTGTGCTCAACATTGTTTTGAGTGTGGTGACATGAAGCGTATGATGCCTTTTGTTAAGGCTTTCAGCTCTATGGATAATGTACATGCATTCTTAAAGTCTAGGAATCTTCTTGACGAACTGTTTAGTTTAGAGATGGAAAAGGGTAATTTCATTGAAGCTGCAGGAATAGCAAGGCATAAAGGAGATGCCTTACTGGAGGTGAAAATGCTTGAGAAGGTAGATTTATTTGAGGATGCAACGCGGCTTCTCCTCCTCCACATCATTGTAAACTCCTTCTGGTCTTTAAATAACAAAGGATGGCCTCCCAAAAGAAATCCAGAGAAGGAACAGTTGCTCGCAGAAGCCAAAGAGATGGCGAAGAGGGTCTCTGATTGCTTCTACTCCTTTGTTTGCCTGGAAGCTGATGCGCTATTGGATGTGGTTAAATCTCTTCCCGATTTAACTTGCACTTTGCTTGAGGGCGAAAAATGTGGAAATTTGTTTGTTGAATATATTGCTTCCCGTTCGATCATTGATGTTCATCTTCAGTCTCGAACCTCTGGATACAATTTACTGATAGGGCCAGGGTTTGAAGATGAAAATGGTTGTAATGATCTGCTGGATTCTAACCAGATGTCACCCCAGACTCTGTTTTATGTCTGGAATCACTGGAAGTCGATCATACTCAAAGTACTATCTCATTTTTGTCACACTGATGGTCCAGAATTAAATGATTACACAGTTATGTATGAAGATCTTTTCGCCAAGTACTTTGGATTGAGAAAAGATGACGACAGATATGTGGTGCTTAACATGAATGCAAGTTGGCTTTCTAATGCTGGCAGAAGTTCTTTGCAGCAAGATGGCAACAGATGTTTACTGGATGCCCCTCAGTGTCATTCGTGTGCTCAGTATTTCTGGATGAATGAGTTGTCTTCTGTTGGTTTCAGTGTACTCAAGAAGTTGGAGTCATTTGTTCAAATTTCTCCAAAGCCAGGATCTTTGTATACCCTGGTGAGAACTAACGTTATTATAAATGAGATAGAAAAGTTTTTGGAAGAACCACAGTTCAGTGTGCCAAAAATGAAGTTAAGAAGCTTCTTTGTTCTCTGCGAGCGTCGCTTCTTTGAGCTATTTTTCCTTGCGTGGAGAGATGGGACAACGAGGAGCCTCTTGCATATATTTGACTCACCATCTGCATATGGATTGATTGCTGATTCTCTTAGTGCACATCTTCGGCGAACAGATAAAAATCTGACTCATGGGCATCTTGGGAGAACGACCATGCTTCTGCTTCATGCAGCACGACTGGATGATGCGCTACTTTCAAGACTACTACATTACCTGGACAATAGTTCTGAGTGGGCAGATTTCTATCGATGTTTGAAGATATTTCTTGATGCTGGTATTTCAAGAGCCCCCTTGATATTGAACTTTAAGCGTGCTCTTGATTTTACCTTCAGTGGTGTGATGCGGAGGGATGAACTGGACAATATATCCCCAATATGCTATGTGGGTCTGATGGAGTGCTTTAGTTTCATGGCTTCATCATACTTTCTACAGAAAGGTTGTTTATACTGCACGAAGTCTCTGTTGGTCAATATGCTGGAGTGCCGTACTAGCAAGGTTTACCTTGATACCTGCCTGACATCTAATCCAAGCCCAGATTACCATCTTGATTGTTTGGCACGCTCATCAAGGCGTTTCATATTTGAGACAATTATGACTATGTTGACAGACAAGGATATGCTCTTGCAGTGGGTACAGAAGACATCAACTCCTAGTTCATACTCTGAAGTCCTCCTGAGGCTAGTGGTCACACTTTATCCACTGATCCTAACTCAGTGGAATTGTTATGAAGTCACAAATACTCTTGTGCGATGCGGAGTCTTTGAGGATTTACCTTTGGAGTTCTCTCAGAAGATGGTCCGTGTTTTGCAAATAAATCATCGCACGCCGATCAACTTCACAAGAGTGCTTGCTGATGCACTGGACGCAGTTGGAGATCCTATGGTAGTTATGGTGGGCTCACCCAAAGTCCCAGCAATCTGTCAAAACATAAAAGCCTATATGATTATTAAGGAGGATTTGCATGATGTTCCGAAGATAATGGCTCTTCTTCGTTCTGAAGAGCCGAGTTGTGTAAATCAAGAGGCTGCACTGCCAAAAAAATCTGCTGGCATCGAAAGCATTCCTAAGGCTGTACAGGATACTAATAAGGCGAAGAGTACAAGTGAAATAGATTTAAATGATGAGAATGCTCCCTTCTGGGATGAGTTTCAGACGTTTCAGGTCAACAAGCAAG ATTCCAAGTTATTCTAA
- the LOC120973705 gene encoding uncharacterized protein produces the protein MKLSQLRREVLQKLIKLGSGWRTTVRNLDIPGVSNHAKVYKIRDLYLIWNIDMEKRERKYIQIIKIWDLLSQQHVARTVQRLEVVFSMYTDDYLDHCRRVQTLGKLEVPMVWNVEHDIIRFKKDCRTDAQEERDVVDASHAMENSKVSESFLLMKFYSLSTGVAKHLLTASDGSEIDIPFELTDEEKIIIQFPLTSFILGRSGTGKTIVLTMKLYRREQQSLIASQGLNLDGDDLYGMDDKNIMALNDIGESFVKQVFITVSPKLCSAINNHISGLKRFVCGDVSNQTSILHMHDIFDDQEEFTEIPESFSNLPHEHYPLIITYRKFLMMLDGTCQTSFFDVFYGELKSSVDRGHSKSHALETSIELKEVTYEKFAASYWPRFNADLTKNLDASTVFTEIISHIKGRYQASMPYTGNLGRQDYVMLSDKRFSSLNSEKRDRIYNIYVDYESMKSTDREFDLSDFVNRLHINLVSEGYKGDLVDFVYIDEVQDLTMTQIALLKYVCWNFKEGFLFAGDTAQTIARGIDFRFEDIRSLFYTAFLSETETFNQGLRHGKQVQLSDMFQLSQNFRTHCGILHMAQSIMSLLYFFFPSSVDKLNPETGLVYGEAPVLLESGNDENAIMTIFGETKSKHGNMHGFGAEQVILVRDDATKKQIVDLVGKQALVLTIVECKGLEFQDVLLYNFFGSSPLRNKWRVLYGYMKDKDIIAQSEEISHPGFDRSKHHLLCSELKQLYVAITRTRQRLWICENTDDYCRPMFDYWKKLCLVEARLLDPSLIQAMQTGSSTDDWRLRGIKLFNERQFEMATMCFEKAGDAYKEKWARAARLVAIAECATSSKLENGKAPMLTASEIYESIGMHEKAAMCYMKLGGHKRASEIYESIGMHEKAATCYIKLGDYKKAGMVYMQKCGASWLEDAGICFARAECWSEAAEVFFKAKCYPECFSMCSKGKLFNLGLQFLQQLEEEHLLQNSKSLEVSAIRKTYLENCAQHYSECGDKSV, from the exons ATGAAGTTGTCACAGCTCAGGAGGGAAGTACTCCAAAAGCTTATCAAACTTGGCAGTGGTTGGAGGACAACAGTTAGAAACTTAGATATACCTGGTGTTTCCAATCATGCAAAAGTATACAAGATCAGGGACCTTTATCTTATTTGGAACATTGACATGGAGAAAAGGGAAAGAAAGTATATCCAGATAATAAAAATTTGGGACCTACTCTCACAACAACATGTTGCAAGAACAGTTCAACGTCTCGAGGTTGTTTTTTCCATGTACACAGATGATTACCTGGATCATTGCAGAAGAGTGCAGACACTTGG GAAACTGGAGGTTCCTATGGTTTGGAATGTTGAGCATGATATTATTCGCTTTAAGAAGGATTGCAGAACTGATGCTCAGGAAGAGCGTGATGTCGTGGATGCATCACATGCCATGGAAAATTCAAAAGTTAGCGAAAGCTTCTTGCTTATGAAATTCTACTCGTTATCCACTGGAGTGGCAAAACATTTGCTGACAGCTTCTGATGGTTCGGAAATCGATATCCCCTTTGAACTGACTGATGAAGAAAAGATTATAATCCAATTCCCGCTCACTAGTTTTATACTTGGGAGGTCAGGCACTGGAAAAACCATTGTATTGACAATGAAACTGTATCGAAGAGAGCAACAGTCATTGATTGCCTCCCAGGGTCTAAATTTGGATGGTGATGATTTATATGGGATGGATGACAAAAATATTATGGCACTGAACGACATAGGAGAAAGTTTTGTGAAACAAGTGTTTATAACTGTAAGCCCAAAGCTGTGTTCAGCCATAAATAATCACATTTCTGGACTTAAAAG GTTTGTTTGTGGTGATGTCTCTAATCAGACTAGCATTCTTCATATGCACGACATCTTTGATGACCAGGAAGAGTTCACAGAAATACCTGAGAGTTTTAGCAATCTACCTCATGAGCACTATCCTCTTATTATAACATAtcgaaagttcttgatgatgcttgATGGAACATGCCAGACGTCATTTTTTGATGTGTTCTATGGCGAACTGAAGTCTAGTGTTGATAGAGGGCATTCAAAATCTCATGCGCTGGAAACGTCTATTGAATTGAAGGAAGTTACCTATGAGAAATTTGCTGCTTCGTATTGGCCTCGTTTTAATGCAGACCTGACCAAGAACCTTGATGCATCCACTGTCTTCACTGAAATAATTTCTCATATAAAGGGTagatatcaagcaagcatgcctTACACCGGCAATCTTGGAAGACAAGATTATGTGATGCTCTCAGATAAAAGATTTTCATCTCTGAACAGCGAGAAGAGAGATAGGATTTACAATATTTATGTTGATTATGAGAGTATGAAATCCACTGACAGAGAGTTTGATTTGTCAGATTTCGTCAATCGTCTTCACATCAATCTTGTATCCGAGGGCTACAAAGGAGATCTGGTGGATTTTGTTTACATAGATGAGGTGCAGGATCTAACCATGACACAGATAGCACTTCTTAAGTATGTCTGCTGGAACTTCAAGGAAGGCTTTCTTTTTGCTGGTGACACGGCCCAGACTATAGCAAGGGGTATCGATTTCAGGTTTGAAGATATCCGTTCACTTTTTTATACTGCATTTCTCTCAGAAACTGAAACGTTTAATCAAGGACTTCGACATGGAAAACAAGTCCAACTCTCTGACATGTTCCAACTGTCTCAGAATTTCCGCACGCATTGTGGCATCCTTCACATGGCACAAAGTATCATGAGCCTTCTGTACTTCTTTTTCCCGTCAAGTGTTGACAAGCTTAATCCAGAGACTGGACTTGTATATGGAGAAGCTCCCGTGCTGCTGGAATCTGGTAATGATGAAAATGCAATTATGACTATATTTGGAGAAACCAAAAGTAAGCATGGTAACATGCATGGGTTTGGTGCTGAGCAAGTCATATTAGTTCGTGATGATGCTACCAAAAAACAAATTGTTGATCTTGTTGGTAAACAGGCTCTTGTTTTGACTATTGTTGAATGTAAGGGCCTTGAGTTCCAG GATGTGCTGTTGTACAACTTTTTTGGCTCGTCGCCCTTAAGAAACAAATGGAGAGTTCTGTACGGCTACATGAAAGATAAAGATATTATAGCACAATCTGAGGAGATCTCTCATCCGGGTTTCGACAGAAGCAAGCATCATCTTCTATGCTCAGAGCTGAAGCAACTCTATGTTGCAATCACACGCACGAGGCAAAGACTCTGGATATGTGAGAATACAGATGATTACTGTCGACCGATGTTTGACTATTGGAAGAAGTTGTGTCTTGTAGAGGCTAGATTACTTGATCCTTCCCTCATTCAAGCAATGCAGACAGGAAGCAGTACGGATGATTGGAGGCTACGGGGAATCAAG TTATTCAACGAGAGGCAATTTGAAATGGCTACAATGTGTTTTGAAAAAGCTGGTGATGCATACAAAGAGAAGTGGGCAAGAGCTGCCAGACTTGTAGCAATTGCTGAATGTGCCACATCCTCAAAATTGGAGAATGGCAAGGCTCCAATGCTAACAGCATCAGAGATTTATGAGTCCATAGGCATGCATGAGAAAGCTGCTATGTGCTATATGAAATTAGGTGGCCACAAAAGAGCATCAGAGATTTATGAGTCCATAGGCATGCATGAGAAAGCTGCTACGTGCTATATCAAATTAGGTGACTACAAGAAAGCAG GTATGGTCTACATGCAAAAATGTGGTGCTTCCTGGCTTGAGGATGCTGGTATCTGTTTTGCTAGGGCTGAATGCTGGTCGGAGGCAGCTGAAGTGTTCTTCAAAGCTAAATGTTACCCTGAGTGTTTCTCAATGTGCTCGAAAGGAAAACTATTCAATCTTGGCTTGCAGTTCCTGCAACAGTTGGAGGAGGAACATTTGCTTCAGAATTCAAAATCCTTAGAGGTTTCTGCTATTAGAAAGACGTATCTTGAAAATTGTGCTCAGCATTATTCTGAGTGTGGTGACAAAAGCGTATGA
- the LOC109785385 gene encoding uncharacterized ATP-dependent helicase C29A10.10c-like, protein MNLLKLIWGPPGTGKTKTVSALLWALACMKCRTLTCAPTNVAIVGVCTRFLQNLKDFNQHIDENSLPLSLGDVVLFGNKQRMDITEDLQEVFLDFRVDELLECFSLLSGWRYRIASMVSFFDDCVSRYDMLLEDEEKSDPASFLDFIKKQFDVTAAALKRCIVKLWVHLPGKCFSRNGAITISTLLNMLGKFGTLLCDVDLTDEGLKRVLHCLSTENSVCAQPISFIEKELDGARCTCLKLLKDLQHSLNLPTGVDKNWLQSYCIRNATLLFCTTSSSYLLHYMEIAPLDVLIVDEAAQVRECELVIPLRLHRLKHVVLVGDDCQLSAIVKSQVCREAGFATSLFVRLVTLKFDKHLLNIQYRMNPCVSQFPNAQFYERKILDGSNVLSPSYNKDYACLPFGSYTFINVTDGREDKESTGNSRRNMVEVAVVLHLIQTIFKCMSKLKPIFSRNLNILPRSLW, encoded by the exons ATGAACCTCTTGAAGCTTATATGGGGTCCACCAGGTACTGGAAAGACCAAGACTGTTAGTGCTTTACTATGGGCTTTGGCGTGTATGAAATGCAGAACTCTTACTTGTGCCCCCACTAATGTTGCTATCGTTGGAGTTTGCACTCGTTTCCTTCAAAACTTGAAGGATTTCAACCAGCACATTGACGAAAACAGTCTACCCTTGTCTCTTGGAGATGTTGTGCTGTTTGGGAACAAGCAGAGAATGGACATCACTGAGGATCTTCAGGAAGTTTTCTTGGATTTTCGTGTGGACGAACTTCTTGAGTGCTTTTCATTGTTGTCTGGATGGAGGTACAGAATAGCTTCAATGGTATCCTTTTTTGATGACTGTGTGTCACGTTACGATATGCTTCTTGAGGATGAAGAAAAGAGTGATCCTGCGAgctttctggacttcataaagaAGCAGTTTGATGTGACAGCAGCAGCTCTGAAAAGATGCATCGTGAAGTTGTGGGTTCACCTTCCTGGAAAGTGCTTTTCTCGCAATGGTGCCATAACTATATCTACTTTGCTTAATATGCTGGGAAAATTTGGCACCCTTCTGTGCGACGTAGACTTGACCGACGAGGGCTTGAAAAGGGTCCTTCATTGTTTGTCAACTGAAAACTCTGTTTGTGCACAGCCTATATCTTTTATTGAGAAAGAACTGGATGGAGCAAGGTGTACATGCCTTAAATTGCTTAAAGATCTACAACACTCTCTTAATTTACCCACTGGAGTAGACAAAAACTGGCTCCAGAGCTACTGCATACGTAATGCTACACTTCTGTTCTGTACTACTTCTAGCTCTTATCTGCTGCATTACATGGAGATTGCACCCCTGGACGTCTTAATTGTTGACGAGGCAGCTCAGGTGCGGGAGTGTGAGTTGGTGATCCCACTACGTTTGCATCGGTTGAAGCATGTTGTTTTGGTAGGAGATGACTGTCAGCTGAGTGCAATAGTTAAAAGTCAA GTATGCAGAGAAGCTGGCTTCGCTACAAGTCTTTTTGTGAGATTGGTTACTCTGAAATTCGATAAACATTTGCTGAATATACAGTATCGTATGAATCCTTGTGTTAGCCAGTTTCCAAATGCTCAGTTTTATGAGAGGAAGATTTTAGATGGTTCAAATGTCTTGTCTCCTAGCTATAACAAGGATTATGCATGCCTCCCTTTCGGCAGCTACACTTTTATAAATGTCACGGATGGAAGGGAAGACAAAGAAAGCACCGGAAACAGTCGAAGAAACATGGTTGAAGTTGCTGTTGTTCTGCACCTGATCCAAACCATCTTTAAATGTATGTCTAAGCTGAAACCTATCTTTTCTCGCAACCTTAATATCCTGCCTCGATCTCTTTGGTAG